ACGGTAGGGCCTGAACAGCCGCAGGATCCGCCGGACCTGGCGTGGTTCCTGCTCCGCCTTCGCAGACGGCGACCAGGTGGATTCGTCGTGACGCATGGGCTCCTACGGATATGGGTCGGGTACGCCGGGACGGCGCCTGTCGATGCGCCCGCCGGTGAAGGCCCTTCGCACTCCACCGACGGCAGCACGAAGAGCCTAGCTCATTGTTACCTAAGCTCACAATGAACTGCGTCCTGATATCCTCCGGCCATGACCTCCGGCTCTTCTCCCACGGACGACGGACTGCTCGCCGAGCAGTTGCTCAGGCTCACCCGCCGCATGCAGCGCGTCCAGAAACGCCATCTCCAGGAGTCGGGCACAGGGATCACCCCGGCGCAGTCCCGCCTGCTCAGGACGCTCGCCCACTACGACGAGCCACCGCGCATGGCCGATCTCGCCGAACGGCTGGAGGTGGTTCCGCGGGCGATCACGACCCTGGTGGACGGCCTGGAGGAGCGCCACATGGTGCGCCGCGCGCCGGATCCGACCAACCGGCGCGTGGTACGTATCGAGCTCACCGACGAGGGCCGGGCCGCGCTGCGTGCCCTGCGCAAGGCACGGCGTGCGGCGGCCGCCGACATCCTCGCCCCGCTGGACACCCGGCAGCGCGAGACCCTCGGCGACCTGCTGACCGCCCTGTTCCACAGCGAGATTCCGCACCGGCACGACCACGAACGCCCCTGCTGACGGCGCGCCACCGCATCGGCCCGCCATCCCATCGGCCCGGCACACCACACCCCGCAGAGATCACCCGCCGTCCACCCCGACCCGACCTCGTCCCGCGCCGTCGTCCAACCGACCCGGGACGAGGCCGAGTTCAGCGGCTCAGCAGCGCTTGTCGTCCCGCGTCACCATGCCCTGCACCGTCACCAGATGCCGGTCGTCACACCCGTCCGAGCCCAGGAGCCTCAACCGCTCGCTCGTCGTTCCCACCGCATGGCGCTGGTCGCGCGGCACGTTCACCGTGTACGTGGCGTCGCCCTCGTACCCGTCGTCGAGTGCGGACCAGGAGACACGGCGCCCGCCCAGGGTTTCCTCCGCGCTGTGCCGGTCGCCCAGAGCGAGCACGGTGCGCAGGCGGTCGCCCTCGCCGAGGGTCGTCGTCCCGTCCATCGTGTACGTCCGCCGCAGATGCTTCTCCCGCTCGGCGCCACGTCCCGACGTGGTGACCGTCTCCTCGTCGTGCCACACCGCACGCAGCCCGTCGTAGGACTCCGACTCGGTCCACCGGTGTACGGAACTGTTGTCCACGGCACGGTCCACGGTGGTGCGCACCCGGCCGTGCGAGGTGTCCACATAGCCGGCGACCTCGAGGGCGTGCGCGCCTTCGGTGTCCAGTCGATGGGTCGAACCGGGTGTGTGCTCGGAGGAGTTGGTGGGGCTGCTCTCCCGGTGCGTGGTGAGTGCGCCGGTGACCTGCTCGCTCTTCTCGTCCTGCCACAGCAGCACGTTCGTGGGCAGGCTCCAGCCGGTCTGCCCCTCGGGCACCCCGACGACACGTACGTCCACGTCGTGCGGGCGGCCGTCGTTCAGGAGACCGGCGAACGGCGTGAGGTCGTAGACGATCGGCTGGATGTCGAAGGCGCGCGGGCCCGGGATCACGTACCAGAGGAAGGGGTTGGACCAGCCGCCGGTCCAGACGGTCGGGAAGGGTGACGCGATGCCCGCGAGCCGGCCGTCCACCGTGATCTGCACTTCCCGGTAGGGTCCGCCATCTGCCTTGCACGAGTACGGGGCGGCGTCGGGCACGGTCAGGTACCAGTACTCCTCGCAGCCGCCGCCCGAACCGGTCGCGTACACCTCGGCGAGAATCCGCTCGCTGTTGCGCGGGGTCGTCAATTTGCCGTCGCGCAGGGGCAGTACGCGGTCGGGCACCTCGCCGGACCCTCTGCCCGGGGACGTGGCGCCCGGAGACGTGGCGCCCTGAGACGTGGCGTCCCGACCGGTGGCGTAGAAGGTCAGCTTCGCGCGGACCTTGATCACACCGGTGTACGTCTCGTCCACGACGTTGCCGATCAGCATCTCGACGTCCTGGCCCCTGCGCAGTACGTCGCGGTAGCGGGTGACGTCCTTCTCCACGGACCAGGTGATGCCGTCCGGCGAGG
This is a stretch of genomic DNA from Streptomyces sp. NA04227. It encodes these proteins:
- a CDS encoding peptide-N4-asparagine amidase; this encodes MRRRFVMPMLVAVLLSAGLLPSGAGPATAAERSTAPAPAAEPPPEFGTDWHDPVTAAPPVTKPQGKACEVTVAETEFRDFTPYRGRYTPPEGCGDRWGKVVLRLEGSVKGRQFDRLGYLHIGGVEVLRTSTPQPSPDGITWSVEKDVTRYRDVLRRGQDVEMLIGNVVDETYTGVIKVRAKLTFYATGRDATSQGATSPGATSPGRGSGEVPDRVLPLRDGKLTTPRNSERILAEVYATGSGGGCEEYWYLTVPDAAPYSCKADGGPYREVQITVDGRLAGIASPFPTVWTGGWSNPFLWYVIPGPRAFDIQPIVYDLTPFAGLLNDGRPHDVDVRVVGVPEGQTGWSLPTNVLLWQDEKSEQVTGALTTHRESSPTNSSEHTPGSTHRLDTEGAHALEVAGYVDTSHGRVRTTVDRAVDNSSVHRWTESESYDGLRAVWHDEETVTTSGRGAEREKHLRRTYTMDGTTTLGEGDRLRTVLALGDRHSAEETLGGRRVSWSALDDGYEGDATYTVNVPRDQRHAVGTTSERLRLLGSDGCDDRHLVTVQGMVTRDDKRC
- a CDS encoding MarR family winged helix-turn-helix transcriptional regulator, which encodes MTSGSSPTDDGLLAEQLLRLTRRMQRVQKRHLQESGTGITPAQSRLLRTLAHYDEPPRMADLAERLEVVPRAITTLVDGLEERHMVRRAPDPTNRRVVRIELTDEGRAALRALRKARRAAAADILAPLDTRQRETLGDLLTALFHSEIPHRHDHERPC